The DNA sequence TACATATCCCATTGCTGCCTTCTTCTGGCTACCAACAATTCTCAAAACTCGCAGGAGCGGATTTGTTAATCGGGTGATCATAATGCACGAAGACCAAAATGTGTGATTACTTAATACATCCAGCATTGCTGATCCTTCTGATGCTTGAGAATAAGGGCACCCTTCCCATTCTTTCGAAGTAACCATAGTCTGCAAATTGAATTTAAGGTCAGCCATTTGTTTCAAAGTCATAAAGTCTGTAGCAAACCGAGTTACTCCCACCTTCACAATGTCATTTCCAAAAGTATACCTCCGCATCATATTCAGAATGACGACGTGTTTATAGATAAATCTTGTAACAGATCTAGCCTGTTCTATAATAGATTTTATCCACTCAACTTTTCCAAAATCCTCAAGTATCAGATTTATGCAAGCAGCAGCACAGGGAGACCAGTACAGCGTAGGAAACGTATCCATCAACCTCTTCCCAGCAACAACATAGTGCTCTTCACTATTTGTAATTACTTGCAAAACACGCCCAACTCCAACTTCTTCCAACACTTGCTTAAGAATCTCATACAAAGCATCTGGAGAATTTATAAATGAGGAAGCATCCACAGATTTCAAATATGTTGTTCCTTCGGGACTGTACACTGAGAAATTTAGCAATATTCTACCCTTTTCGGAGTTCAATTGGTTTACTAGAAGAGAGCAACCATTCCTTTCCCAAGTATTCATGTGCTGATGAATATCATTCCTTACTTCTTCAACCACATTATTTAATATCCAACCCCGAAGATCATGATACGAGGGTGGTTTACTCTCCATTCCCCCAGAAGCAATTGCATCAATCATTGGCTGAAAATAAACAGAGTTCTTCACGGCACCCAGAGGAGCCTGAATTTCATATAGGAACCGTCCTATTGCCATATGAATCTGCTGACTGTTCACCTTTTCAACTTCACCATAATTGCCAATAGTGACAGCATTAGCAACCATTGATCCATTTTCATCTCTTACCCTCTTCCTGTTCTTCCCATTTGTATTACTTGTGCCAACATCTGTTTCATTTTCAAACAAATATGAATTGGGATGACTAACTGATCTTCCTTGCGTGTTTTCGTAAAATGGCTTGTCTACCTCACTACGAATAGGAGCTGGGACATAACTCAATTTAGTAGCATTAGCAGAACCAGAACCGAAACCAGCAGTAGTAGCTACAAAAGAAGTTCCGCATCTCCACCCTACTCGTCTATCAACACCCACCTCTCGATTTTCTGAAAAACTGTGATTCGGTACTCCAGCTTTTCTCCCTAGAGCATTACCCTTATACGAGTCAACTGCTGCAAGAGGCACAGTAGTCAATCCCTCTAGACCATCACTCCTAAAACAATCATCAATCTCAAGAGGCACATCAGTCAGATTATCACCAACCCCAATCCCATTATCAACACTCATTCCCACATCTTCCTCTTGATTCATCAAATTGGGCCCTCCAACTTCATTTTCAGCAAACACATTGTCTAGTTCACTAAAACTACGACTCGGGTTCACAGCCATTTGACTCTTTCTGTGCCTTAAAGATGCAATTTTTTCATCTAAGCACTGCAACATGGAAACTCGAACATGAGGAGGGACCTGATCACAAATGGGACCATTTCCTTTTCTACCAGCAAGGTGAGATTTAAACCTATTAATCCCTCCACCCTGAAACACTTTGCCACAATATAAACACTTCTTTAACTCAACTTTTGGGTCCCCAGTTTTAATGTAAAGTTGACAGTGTTTCCATCCTGGGTCTTGTTTCTGTGGGGAAATAGCTATGGGCTCAAAACCCTCCAAAGATGTCATCTTTAACAGACTTAATGATCAATCAATCAGAAAACGCTGCATGCATCAAATACAGACTTGATGATCAATCAAACACTAGCCGGAAAATGCTGCATGCGTCAAATAAGGTACTGAACTGTGTGACTGTGTGAGATGGATTCAAAGGAGAAGATGACTTACTTGTCTTTGGTGATTGCTGCCTCAGTCTTTGAGTGCGTCTGGGAAACAGAGAAATACCCTTGTGTTTTTATATGTGGGAGGACCCAAGCGTGCGGGTTCTGATGGATTTCTATGTATGTAACGTAAGAGCTCGACCCGGTTCTTAATTCATGAGTCATGACCATTaaccgaaacaaaaaaaccCGGTTCTGTTCTAGGGCTGCGTTTCTCATATTTGAATTTCAGGTTCGTTTTGAAATACATCAATCAAAAGATGCTTCTAGACCCCGCTTAGCCTTTCATCACGATTTCGGGTTGGAAGTCGAAGGCTAAATCAAGGCTGCTTGGAAATTTGATTCAGGTTAGTTTGTTTTTTTAATCTATTTCATGATAAATTTCTGTGATTTTGATGAAAAGGAAGTATCAATTttgttctgggttttggatatgAGTGGTAGATTGTGATTTGTAGCACACATATATACTGGGTGTTGTGATGTACATATATTTAGAACCAATTTCGGGGATTTGATCAATTCAATTTGCCTATGATTTGAGTACTGCCCGCATCCTTGTATCATTGGATATCTGTAATGGGttgagttttattttatttttgtgaatTTTCTGGACCCTTTTTACTTGTGTTGATTGGTGATGATCCCGTTTTGACTTGGTAGAAGTTGAACATGTGTCAGCATTCAGCAATGCAACTTTGAGATTGAATTCTGTTGTGTTGTGGGCTGTAGGATTAATGTTTGATCTGTATTACTTGCTCATTGCTCCTGTATCGCTCTGATACATGTGTGTATTTGTATTTTTAACTACAACATGCAGCTCACTTCAGCTTGGTAAAGATTTGATAGTCACCCGGTTTGGTTTTGAAATACAATGATCATTGTTTTGTGCTGGGTTATATTTTCATATTCAATCTTGATATAATCTGAGTTAAAGGTTTTAAGAAAGTTGTTGTTTGGAAAGATGAGATTTTTACACAAGAAAGATGAGATTAATGTATGCCTTTGCTTCTTTAGAAACAATCCTTTTCTAAACATTGAGATAGTGATAAAATATGTGCAAGGCTCTGAAGTTGGTCTTTATGAACTGCCATGTGTTTTGACAGATGCATGGTTTAAACACTTTTCTTCTAGTTTGGTTGAAGTAAAATTAGAGTTTAGGAAACGACCGCAACATGCTTATGTCAAACACTCGAATCATGCTTGAGAATAAAGAATACATGCACTACTCTGTCTTCCTAGATGTGACTCATGAAGATGAGAGTCGACTTCACATGAAAGTATTAGAATCTACAGGAAACTGATAATCATATTCCTGAACAGACTTTGATAAAAGCTTAGTACTTATTTAGGTGGAACTAATTTGAACCATAGTGGAAAGGTTTCTATATAGTTTCCCACAttgggttttgagaaaatatgcAGCAATGCTAGCAGGGTATATGTTACCTCTTTCTTGATTCTTCCATTGTTTATTCTTGTAGGCTCAATTATGACATATAACATGTATCAAAACATATAGCATATTTCAAAATCTGTTAGCTCTTTCAAATATGACATATAACACATATCAAAACATTAGTATCTATCTTCCAGATTCTGGTAAATGGTCATATTTGAAATATCATAATTATTTTGACATATAACATAATAAGGATGATTATGTTACTGGGCCCATCTTCTTGATAGCTTAGGATGCTATATGTTTCGAAATATGCTATATGTTGCCTCTTTCTTGATGGTAGCAGATTTGCTGCAGATGATGGCTATAGTTCAAACAAGCAATTTAATTGCAGTGTTCCTGTAGTCTGGTTTTGCTCTGACATTTTGCCCATGGCTCGCTGTTCTGCATAAGTGCATAGTAATATCATAGGCATGATTGGATGGTAATTGGATCTGGATGTACATGTATTGAAGCAAATCGAGAACTTGCATGGTCTAGAGGATTTATAATGATTTGGGCCATGATGCTTTGAGTTCCACGGCCAtatcaaatgtttgtaggggaCATGTATTGTATGCAGATACATTCTATGCAGTTGAGATTCTTTTTTTGGTTGTAATTTGGTTTACAACATTCTGAATGTTGAGCATACTCTAaggttatgttttcttgttaatGCAGAAACAATATGAAGACATTCCAGTTTTGGGGCAGAGGCCAACAGATGAATGAACTATGGACTCTTATAACCATCATGTAGTTTTTGTATGGAAGGAAAGTTGAAGTATGCAATTATGCATTAGGTACCAACTCTTTATTCATTAATAAAAATTTTGATGGATTGAACCGATTATATCAAGCATGTTTCAATGTTTGATGCTCCATTAAATTGTTTTTGGAGTGTTGAATCAGTCTTGTATGGCCAGATTGACTCtcagttttttttattgtttgtttctGAGGTTTCATCTTGGCCTTGATTTCCCATTGACTAAAGCATAATCTAGATAGTAACGGAATGTTCATATGCTTGTTTGATTGCTGCAGTTGCTAGTGGGAAGGATTTGGAAGAAACAGGGAGTGAGGATGATGGGCTTTTGGATCTCAGtgaagatgatttttttttctaagtggAAGCTCTAGTGATGAAGCAAATGCAGATGATGAATGGACAGATAAGAGTACAAGGGAACAGGCTTCCAGTACTTCTGAGAAAGCAGCATCTGGCATGTCCAGTGATGAGAGAAATCAGAGACAGATTTCAGCTAGAGCTTTGATGCCTGCCCCTCGGCATCAAGTAATTCTCACTCAAGTTCAGTACCTTCTCAATCAAGATTCAGTCCTTCATCAAGCAAAAGTTCACCAAAACATGCTGAAATGTCTACATCCAGCAATACATCAAGTAGCAGAAGTGAAATGAAGCTAGATGATACTGATTTCGCCAATTTTGAGCTTTGTTTCCAAAGTGGGAAACCAATGTTGCTGGACTTTTGatgatcttttattttatagtttttagttttgattCTTGGTTTGAGCTTGATGTAGAAGCACAAGTATTCTGTGCTAGTTATGCATAGCATCAAATAAGAAATGTTACATGCCCCGGGTAATGGAATGGAGGTGGTTATCCACCAAAGATTTTATACACCGGCGGATCTATGCACAGATTTTTGGGcttcaaaaaaaattagacgtatgttttttttttttttttaattggggtTTGTCCACACAATAGAAGCCCAGTAGGCCAGTAAAATTGATTTTTGGCATCATGATTGGTTAGGCTCTCCCATTGTTGAGAGGTTAAGTATTCCGCCTGCAGTAGCTAAGACACTTCAGTCTACGTTATCTTCATTCATTCATAATGGTAGTTGGGAATGTCCAGTAGCCGACCTGAACTAACTCCCCACTCCCGAGTCCCGACTCCATCCATCGACTACGGGTCAGTTGGAGAATCGTCTCTCACAAAGTCACATCTCACTCAGTCATTCTCTCccacttcctcctcctctcgccGCCTGCGGCTCAGCCGGCTCTCTAGACTCCACTCATCGACTACAGGCCTATGGCCTATTTGAAGTTTCGAACTGGTCAACTGGAGAATCGTCTCTcacactctcactctctcccacttcctcctcctctcgccGCCTGTGGCTCAACCGGTTCTCCCTTCTCCACTTCTCTCAGAGATCAACTGATCAAGTTCAGTACCTTCTCAATCATCACTTCTTGCAGTGCCTTGTCTGATTGCAAATTTGGGAAAAAATACTTAAGATACAATAACTTGTATCTTGGATCTATGAGAACATCAATCAGCAAAATCTTATTGAGGTCTTCAAGCTTCCCCCAATACttatcgattttttttttcatcgatGTCTCAATGCTCACCATGAGTGGATCAGCACAGTTTGTATACTTATCCAACTCTTGGATAATAGTACACATCCACAACAATGGTTCATTTGCAGTCACAGACTTAACAGCACTGAATTTCAATCAGCACCCCTtggaaaaaaatttcagaaatttaactAGACTAGCTGCTTTATCCCAATCAGCACCCCTTGGAGGCCCCTCTCTTTTTTTCCCACCAATTCTCTCTTGAAAATTGCTGATCATCATCCTCTAACCTCTCAAAAGCCTTCTTGTACTTAACTGCTACCTCTAACATGAAATAGGTGGAATTCCATCTTGTGCAGACATCCAAAGGAACAATTCCTCCTTGGTGTTCCACCTTCTCTTGCAGTGCACACTTCCTAAACTTATCAAGCCTTGCCGGGGATGATCTAATATATTTCACACAGTTCCTAATCCCCTCAATTGACTCATCTAGCTCCTCCATTCCATCCCTCACAATGAGGTTCAGAATGTGGCAGTAGCAATGCAAATGTAAGAAACTATCCCCAACAACAATTCATGCCAATTTCGTATTTTCTCCTTCATATAATCAATGGCAACTTGATTCATAGAGGCATTATCAACAACAATGCAAAAAACCTACTCAATACCCCACTTAATCAAACAATTCTCGACTAGTTTCCC is a window from the Rosa chinensis cultivar Old Blush chromosome 2, RchiOBHm-V2, whole genome shotgun sequence genome containing:
- the LOC112190251 gene encoding uncharacterized protein LOC112190251, with amino-acid sequence MTSLEGFEPIAISPQKQDPGWKHCQLYIKTGDPKVELKKCLYCGKVFQGGGINRFKSHLAGRKGNGPICDQVPPHVRVSMLQCLDEKIASLRHRKSQMAVNPSRSFSELDNVFAENEVGGPNLMNQEEDVGMSVDNGIGVGDNLTDVPLEIDDCFRSDGLEGLTTVPLAAVDSYKGNALGRKAGVPNHSFSENREVGVDRRVGWRCGTSFVATTAGFGSGSANATKLSYVPAPIRSEVDKPFYENTQGRSVSHPNSYLFENETDVGTSNTNGKNRKRVRDENGSMVANAVTIGNYGEVEKVNSQQIHMAIGRFLYEIQAPLGAVKNSVYFQPMIDAIASGGMESKPPSYHDLRGWILNNVVEEVRNDIHQHMNTWERNGCSLLVNQLNSEKGRILLNFSVYSPEGTTYLKSVDASSFINSPDALYEILKQVLEEVGVGRVLQVITNSEEHYVVAGKRLMDTFPTLYWSPCAAACINLILEDFGKVEWIKSIIEQARSVTRFIYKHVVILNMMRRYTFGNDIVKVGVTRFATDFMTLKQMADLKFNLQTMVTSKEWEGCPYSQASEGSAMLDVLSNHTFWSSCIMITRLTNPLLRVLRIVGSQKKAAMGYVFGGMYRAKETIKRELVKKEAYMAYWNIIDYRWQKLWDLPLHAAGFYLNPKFFYSIKGEMHKVIMSKMLDCIVKLVPDLKVQDEISKEINWYKNAVGDLGRNLAIRARDTLLPAEWWSTYGCGCPNMARFAVHILSQTCSLIQCKENQIPFDQLHETRNSLEHQRLSDFVFVQYNMQLRQMVHKNKEHEYVDPISFDNTSTVEDWITETEMYLEDHENTDWKALEPPSYNSRLLELSVDEAEDLGSGFDDNEIFLNGLQLVKEEGRT